From a single Nicotiana tomentosiformis chromosome 2, ASM39032v3, whole genome shotgun sequence genomic region:
- the LOC117276278 gene encoding uncharacterized protein translates to MVRSIPHTEKLFIGGDFNGHIGASARGYDDVHGGFGFGDRNEGGNSLLDFARAFDLVIANSSFLKREEHLVTFRNLMGKTQIDYLPYRKCDKGLCTDCKVIPSEHLTTLHRLLVMDLEIKRSGRKRAGCRQPKIKWGNLTEDKGQELGEKLLAMRSWMSRGDASSMWFTTANCIRVAAREVLGVTKGSPGGHKGYWLWNGEVQGKVEAKNVAYLKLVESTNEEEKRTYQECYRRQRKRRS, encoded by the coding sequence ATGGTGCGTAGTATCCCGCACACAGAGAAGTTATTCATTGGCGGAGATTTCAATGGCCATATTGGGGCTAGTGCTAGGGGTTATGATGATGTGCATGGCGGGTTCGGTTTTGGGGATAGAAATGAGGGAGGTAATTCACTGTTGGATTTTGCTAGAGCCTTTGATTTGGTTATAGCTAACTCGAGTTTTTTGAAGAGGGAAGAGCACCTGGTCACTTTTCGGAATTTAATGGGcaagactcagattgattatcttCCCTACAGGAAATGCGATAAAGGTTTGTGCACTGACTGCAAGGTCATCCCAAGTGAGCACCTCACGACCCTACATAGGCTCCTAGTTATGGACCTGGAGATCAAGAGGAGTGGGAGGAAGAGGGCGGGGTGCAGGCAACCTAAGATCAAGTGGGGTAACTTGACCGAGGACAAAGGTCAGGAGTTAGGGGAGAAGTTGTTGGCTATGAGGTCCTGGATGAGTAGGGGGGACGCGTCTAGTATGTGGTTCACGACTGCGAATTGCATTAGGGTAGCTGCTAGAGAGGTCTTAGGGGTCACGAAGGGCTCTCCTGGGGGTCATAAAGGGTACTGGTTGTGGAATGGAGAGgttcaaggtaaagtggaagctaaGAATGTTGCTTATTTGAAGCTAGTGGAGAGTACAAACGAAGAGGAAAAAAGGACTTATCAGGAGTGTTACAGAAGGCAAAGAAAGAGGCGAAGTTAG
- the LOC104094242 gene encoding uncharacterized protein, which translates to MFQKGSIPPPQLTKSFKRLNSPSSSSSLHSDAHPSKIKCSSTNAKVLRLMGWYDSTDGCMVKEYISLVNMCAKVSRLFTDIIVLMGSYNYWKNICSIEHPLKLQRNGSLVNN; encoded by the exons ATGTTTCAGAAGGGCTCAATTCCCCCTCCCCAACTCACGAAATCTTTCAAGAGGCTCAATTCCCCTTCTTCATCATCTTCTCTACATA GTGATGCACATCCATCGAAGATTAAATGCTCTAGTACCAATGCAAAGGTTTTGAGATTGATGGGTTGGTATGATAGCACTGATGG ATGCATGGTGAAGGAATATATTTCGCTGGTGAATATGTGTGCAAAAGTTTCAAGATTATTTACTGATATAATAGTATTGATGG GAAGCTATAATTATTGGAAGAACATTTGCAGCATTGAACACCCGTTGAAGTTACAAAGAAATGGTAGCCTTGTGAACAATTAA